A genomic segment from Polyangium mundeleinium encodes:
- a CDS encoding excinuclease ABC subunit UvrA, whose product MTSTSKHAADSHDLIRVQGARENNLKDVSVALPKRRLTVFTGVSGSGKSSLVFGTIAAESQRMINETYSAFVQGFMPTLSRPEVDVLDGLTTAIIVDQERMGADPRSTVGTATDVNAMLRILFSRLGKPYIGPPNAYSFNVPSVHAVGSFQKGSDKAEKVVFNRAGGMCPRCEGRGSVNDIDLSQLYDDTKSLNGGALKIPGYSMDGWYGRIFRGCGYFDPDKPIRKFTKKELHDLLHKEPTKIKVDGINLTYAGLIPTIQKSYLSKDIDALQPHIRAFVERVATFSTCPECGGTRLSEGARSSKIKGKNIADACAMQISDLAAWVRGLEEPSVAPLLGALRHTLDSFVEIGLGYLSLDRPSGTLSGGEAQRTKMIRHLGSSLTDVTYVFDEPTIGLHPHDIQRMNNLLLRLRDKGNTVLVVEHKPETIAIADHVVDLGPGAGTAGGEVVFQGTLDGLRASGTLTGRHLSDRASLKPSVRKPSGVLKVRGAHAHNLKNVDVDIPLGVLVVVTGVAGSGKSSLIHGSVSGRDGVVSIDQSAIHGSRRSNPATYTDLLEPIRKAFAKANGVKPALFSANSEGACPTCNGAGVIYTDLGMMAGVSTVCEDCEGRRFQASVLEYRLGGRHIAEVLDLSVEEAVGFFGAGEARTPAAHAILKRMADVGLGYLRLGQPLPTLSGGERQRLKLATHMGADGGVYVLDEPTTGLHLADLQQLLGLLDRLVDAGKSVIVIEHHQAVMAHADWIIDLGPGAGHDGGRIVFEGTPADLVAAKSTLTGEHLAAFVGTRPKAARSR is encoded by the coding sequence ATGACCTCTACCAGCAAGCACGCCGCAGACAGCCACGACCTGATCCGCGTGCAGGGCGCGCGCGAGAACAACCTGAAGGACGTCAGCGTCGCGCTCCCCAAGCGGCGGTTGACGGTGTTCACCGGCGTCTCGGGATCGGGCAAGTCGTCGTTGGTGTTCGGCACCATCGCGGCAGAGTCGCAGCGGATGATCAACGAGACCTACAGCGCGTTCGTGCAGGGTTTCATGCCGACGCTGTCCCGGCCCGAGGTCGACGTCCTCGACGGGCTGACGACCGCGATCATCGTCGACCAGGAGCGAATGGGCGCCGACCCCCGCTCCACGGTCGGCACGGCGACCGACGTCAACGCCATGCTGCGTATCCTCTTCAGCCGCCTCGGCAAGCCGTACATTGGCCCGCCCAACGCGTACTCCTTCAACGTGCCGTCGGTCCACGCGGTCGGCTCGTTTCAAAAGGGAAGCGACAAGGCCGAGAAGGTCGTCTTCAACCGCGCCGGCGGCATGTGCCCGCGCTGTGAGGGCCGGGGCTCGGTCAACGACATCGACCTGTCTCAGCTCTACGACGACACGAAGTCGCTCAACGGCGGCGCTCTCAAGATCCCCGGCTACAGCATGGATGGCTGGTACGGGCGCATCTTCCGCGGCTGCGGCTACTTCGACCCGGACAAGCCGATCCGCAAGTTCACCAAGAAAGAGCTCCACGACCTGCTCCACAAGGAGCCGACCAAGATCAAGGTCGACGGCATCAACCTGACGTACGCGGGTCTGATCCCGACGATCCAGAAGTCCTATCTCTCGAAGGACATCGACGCGCTGCAGCCGCACATCCGCGCCTTCGTGGAGCGTGTGGCGACGTTCAGCACCTGCCCCGAGTGCGGCGGCACCCGGCTCAGCGAGGGCGCGCGGTCCTCCAAGATCAAGGGAAAGAACATCGCCGACGCCTGCGCGATGCAGATCAGCGACCTGGCCGCGTGGGTGCGCGGTCTGGAGGAGCCGTCCGTCGCGCCGCTCCTGGGGGCGCTCCGCCACACGCTCGATTCGTTCGTGGAGATCGGGCTGGGCTACCTCAGCCTCGACCGGCCGTCGGGCACGCTTTCGGGCGGGGAGGCGCAGCGCACCAAGATGATCCGCCACCTCGGCTCGTCGCTCACCGACGTGACCTATGTCTTCGACGAGCCGACGATCGGGCTGCACCCGCATGACATCCAGCGGATGAACAACCTTTTGCTGCGGCTGCGCGACAAGGGCAACACCGTCCTCGTCGTCGAGCACAAGCCGGAGACGATCGCGATCGCCGACCACGTCGTCGACCTCGGCCCCGGCGCCGGCACCGCGGGCGGCGAGGTGGTCTTCCAGGGCACCCTCGACGGGCTGCGGGCGAGCGGCACGCTCACCGGGCGTCACCTGAGCGACCGGGCCTCCCTGAAGCCGTCGGTGCGAAAGCCGTCGGGCGTGCTGAAGGTGCGCGGCGCCCACGCGCACAACCTGAAAAACGTCGACGTCGACATCCCGCTCGGCGTGCTGGTGGTGGTGACCGGCGTGGCGGGGTCGGGCAAGAGCTCCCTGATCCACGGCTCGGTGTCGGGTCGCGACGGGGTCGTGTCGATCGATCAGAGCGCGATCCATGGCTCGCGGCGCAGCAACCCGGCGACGTACACCGATCTGCTGGAGCCGATCCGCAAGGCGTTCGCGAAGGCCAACGGCGTGAAGCCCGCCCTCTTCAGCGCCAACTCCGAGGGCGCGTGTCCGACCTGCAATGGCGCCGGGGTGATTTACACGGACCTCGGGATGATGGCCGGCGTCAGCACAGTCTGCGAGGATTGCGAGGGCCGGCGATTCCAGGCGTCGGTGCTCGAGTACCGGCTCGGCGGGCGCCACATTGCCGAGGTGCTCGACCTGTCCGTCGAAGAGGCGGTCGGCTTCTTCGGCGCGGGCGAGGCGCGTACGCCGGCCGCGCACGCGATCCTGAAGCGCATGGCCGACGTGGGCCTCGGCTACCTGCGGCTCGGCCAACCGCTCCCCACGCTGTCGGGGGGGGAGCGGCAGCGGCTCAAGCTCGCGACGCACATGGGGGCCGACGGCGGCGTCTACGTGCTCGACGAGCCGACCACCGGGCTGCACCTGGCCGACCTCCAGCAGCTCCTCGGGCTGCTGGACCGGCTGGTCGACGCCGGCAAGTCGGTCATCGTGATCGAGCACCACCAGGCGGTGATGGCGCACGCCGACTGGATCATCGACCTCGGCCCGGGCGCGGGCCACGACGGCGGGCGGATCGTGTTCGAAGGCACCCCGGCCGACCTTGTGGCGGCGAAGTCGACGCTGACCGGCGAGCACCTGGCGGCATTCGTCGGAACCCGTCCGAAGGCTGCCCGATCCCGCTGA
- a CDS encoding SRPBCC family protein produces the protein MTLTEKTTQAQTESLSFEFDLRHSPQKVWRALTDPTLLAEWLLPVVEQKIELASGAAFKFKTEPYPGWDGTVNCRFIEIEAQRKLSYAWVVGDMEIDTVVTFTLTPTASGTRLSLVQSGFKPSQKQAFGGARYGWKMMGGKLVDLLARMP, from the coding sequence ATGACTCTCACGGAGAAGACCACACAAGCGCAGACCGAATCCCTTTCGTTCGAATTCGATTTGCGTCATTCGCCCCAGAAAGTGTGGCGCGCGCTCACCGACCCCACACTGCTCGCAGAATGGCTCCTGCCCGTCGTCGAGCAAAAGATCGAGCTCGCGTCGGGGGCGGCCTTCAAGTTCAAGACGGAGCCGTATCCCGGTTGGGACGGCACCGTGAATTGCAGGTTCATCGAGATCGAAGCGCAGCGGAAGCTCAGCTACGCGTGGGTCGTCGGCGATATGGAGATCGACACCGTCGTGACCTTCACGCTCACACCCACGGCGTCGGGCACGCGCCTGTCCCTCGTGCAGTCGGGCTTCAAGCCGAGCCAGAAGCAGGCATTCGGCGGTGCGCGCTACGGCTGGAAGATGATGGGCGGCAAGCTCGTCGACCTGCTCGCGAGGATGCCATGA
- a CDS encoding ArsR/SmtB family transcription factor, which translates to MQSAVVAENKIFQALADPSRRAIFESLTRGEAAVKDLTARFDISQPAVSQHLAALKDAGLVNGRREGRCVYYRVEPRGMKPLIDWIAHYRAFWTEHVDRLEQLLEKMDE; encoded by the coding sequence ATGCAGAGCGCGGTCGTGGCCGAAAACAAGATCTTCCAGGCGCTGGCGGACCCCAGCCGCCGGGCGATCTTCGAGTCGCTCACACGTGGCGAAGCGGCGGTGAAGGACCTCACGGCGCGCTTCGACATCTCGCAGCCGGCGGTCTCGCAGCACCTCGCCGCCTTGAAAGACGCCGGCCTGGTGAACGGCCGGCGCGAGGGGCGCTGCGTGTACTACCGGGTGGAGCCGCGCGGGATGAAGCCGCTCATCGACTGGATCGCGCACTACCGCGCCTTCTGGACGGAGCACGTCGATCGTCTTGAACAACTGCTGGAGAAGATGGACGAATGA
- a CDS encoding lipopolysaccharide biosynthesis protein, protein MQEAAPAPATNAPAPAASGAAPALSTPSAARTAGRGGLAIAFAKVSFILFGFAQQLLLERLLGQAGYGQISRVLAIVGVLNNVVVSTALQGVSRAVSTASAGEEGAAFARTLRVHVVLAVVLSLGFALAAGTIAAEVGAPHIATPLRLVAAVVLLYGIYAPLVGSLNGRRRFLDQAGLDVGYGLLRTIGMGVGAFVLLRLGGSGTLGATIGFVSAAALIVPIAITRSGLGRLGAAGPSARDYLGFLGPLALGQIALNLLLQTDFLLLSRFVGREASRLGLAETASDDLLGIYRGVQLFSFLPYQLLMSVSFVLFPMLAKARAEKSEPLVAEYTRAGVRIALVVTGAVSGTIAALAPHVLRFAYKSSAIWEHGGPVLRVLALGMGSFAILGISSAALTGLGRERMSAAFNALAVCLVALGCVGVTPRLPFGPPMLFATAISTSVALGLVAVVAALALRREAGAFVAPLSLVRVLVAAAVTVAMGMQLPWLGKPAVLAQGLVTGALYLSVLVVTGELGKKDLSLVRKVLGKA, encoded by the coding sequence GTGCAAGAAGCCGCGCCCGCCCCCGCGACGAACGCCCCCGCGCCTGCCGCGAGCGGAGCGGCTCCCGCGCTCTCGACGCCGAGCGCCGCGCGCACCGCCGGGCGCGGCGGGCTCGCCATCGCCTTCGCGAAGGTCTCGTTCATCCTCTTCGGCTTCGCCCAGCAGCTCCTCCTCGAACGGCTGCTCGGCCAGGCCGGCTACGGGCAGATCTCCCGCGTGCTCGCGATCGTCGGCGTGCTGAACAACGTCGTCGTCTCGACCGCCCTCCAGGGCGTGTCCCGCGCGGTCTCGACGGCCTCCGCAGGCGAGGAGGGGGCCGCTTTCGCGCGCACGCTGCGTGTCCACGTGGTGCTCGCGGTCGTGCTTTCGCTCGGGTTTGCTCTCGCCGCGGGGACGATCGCGGCGGAGGTCGGCGCCCCGCACATCGCGACGCCGCTGCGCCTCGTCGCCGCCGTGGTGCTGCTTTACGGCATCTACGCGCCGCTCGTGGGGTCGCTGAACGGGCGCAGGCGCTTCCTCGACCAGGCCGGGCTCGACGTGGGCTACGGGCTGCTGCGCACGATCGGCATGGGCGTCGGGGCCTTCGTGCTCCTCCGGCTCGGCGGGAGCGGGACGCTCGGCGCGACGATCGGGTTCGTCTCCGCCGCCGCGCTCATCGTGCCGATCGCGATCACCCGCTCGGGGCTGGGCCGCCTCGGCGCCGCGGGGCCGAGCGCGCGCGACTACCTCGGCTTCCTCGGCCCGCTCGCGCTCGGCCAGATCGCGCTGAACCTCCTGCTCCAGACCGACTTCCTCCTGCTCAGCCGCTTCGTCGGGCGCGAGGCCAGCCGGCTCGGGCTCGCAGAGACCGCGTCCGACGATCTGCTCGGGATCTACCGCGGCGTGCAGCTCTTCTCGTTCCTGCCCTACCAGCTCCTCATGTCCGTGAGCTTCGTGCTCTTCCCGATGCTCGCGAAGGCCCGGGCCGAAAAGAGCGAGCCGCTCGTCGCCGAGTACACGCGCGCCGGCGTGCGCATCGCGCTCGTGGTCACGGGCGCGGTCTCGGGGACGATCGCGGCGCTCGCGCCGCACGTGCTGCGGTTTGCCTACAAATCGAGCGCGATATGGGAACACGGCGGGCCGGTGCTCCGGGTGCTCGCGCTCGGGATGGGGTCGTTCGCGATCCTCGGGATCAGCTCGGCGGCGCTGACGGGCCTCGGGCGCGAGCGGATGAGCGCGGCGTTCAACGCGCTCGCGGTCTGCCTCGTGGCGCTCGGGTGCGTGGGGGTGACGCCGCGCCTCCCGTTTGGCCCGCCGATGCTCTTCGCGACGGCGATCTCGACCTCGGTCGCGCTCGGCCTCGTGGCCGTCGTGGCGGCGCTGGCGCTGCGGCGCGAGGCGGGCGCGTTCGTCGCGCCGCTCTCGCTCGTGCGGGTGCTCGTGGCCGCGGCGGTGACGGTGGCCATGGGGATGCAGCTGCCTTGGCTCGGCAAACCGGCCGTGCTCGCCCAAGGCCTCGTGACCGGCGCGCTGTATCTTTCGGTGCTCGTGGTGACGGGCGAGCTTGGCAAGAAGGACCTGTCGCTCGTCCGGAAGGTCCTCGGGAAGGCCTGA